One segment of Ziziphus jujuba cultivar Dongzao chromosome 12, ASM3175591v1 DNA contains the following:
- the LOC107428054 gene encoding eukaryotic translation initiation factor 3 subunit I, producing MRPILMKGHERPLTFLKYNRDGDLLFSCAKDHNPTVWFADNGERLGTYRGHNGAVWCCDVSKDSMRLITGSADQTAKLWNVQTGQQLFSFNFDSPARAVDLAVGDKLVVITTDPFMELPSAIHVKRIARDPEDQTGESVLVLKGPQGRINRAVWGPLNKTIISAGEDAVIRIWDSETGKLLKESGEDVGHKKTITSLTKSADGSHFLTGSLDKSAKLWDIRTLTLIKTYVTERPVNAVAMSPLLDHVVLGGGQDASSVTTTDHRAGKFEAKFFDKILQEEIGGVKGHFGPINALAFNPDGKSFSSGGEDGYVRLHHFDPDYFNIKI from the exons ATGAGGCCGATTTTGATGAAAGGGCACGAGAGGCCCTTGACATTTCTCAAGTACAACAGGGACGGCGACCTCCTCTTCTCCTGCGCTAAGGACCACAATCCCACCGTCTGGTTCGCTGACAACGGCGAGCGTCTCGGTACCTATCGCGGCCATAACGGCGCCGTTTGGTGCTGCGACGTCTCAA agGATTCGATGCGGTTGATAACTGGGAGTGCGGATCAGACGGCGAAGCTATGGAATGTGCAAACTGGGCAGCAACTTTTCTCTTTCAATTTCGATTCTCCGGCGAGAGCCGTTGATTTGGCTGTCGGTGATAAGCTGGTTGTCATCACCACCGACCCATTTATGGAACTCCCTTCTGCAATTCATGTGAAGCGCATTGCCAGAGACCCTGAAGACc AGACCGGTGAATCGGTTCTGGTATTGAAAGGTCCTCAAGGAAGAATAAACAGAGCTGTTTGGGGACCCCTTAACAAGACCATTATAAGTGCTGGAGAAGATGCTGTTATTCGTATCTGGGATTCTGAG acagGAAAATTGCTTAAAGAGTCAGGGGAGGATGTTGGCCACAAAAAAACCATTACATCACTTACAAAATCTGCTGATGGTTCCCATTTCCTCACTGGCTCCCTTGATAAATCTGCAAAG CTTTGGGATATCAGAACCTTGACTCTTATCAAGACTTATGTGACTGAGCGCCCCGTCAATGCAGTTGCAATGTCTCCACTTCTTGATCAT gTGGTTCTTGGAGGTGGTCAAGATGCTTCATCTGTCACAACAACTGATCACCGTGCTGGGAAATTTGAAGCTAAATTCTTTGACAAG ATTCTTCAAGAAGAGATTGGAGGTGTGAAAGGCCATTTTGGACCAATAAATGCTTTGGCTTTCAACCCAGATGGTAAAAG TTTCTCAAGTGGAGGTGAAGATGGTTACGTACGTTTACATCATTTTGATCCGGATTACTTCAACATCAAAATTTAG
- the LOC107428292 gene encoding NADH dehydrogenase [ubiquinone] 1 beta subcomplex subunit 7: MEVEGSSKKMIATQEEMVESRVPLAYRDQCAHLLIPLNKCRQSEFYLPWKCENERHVYEKCQYELVMERMLKMQKIREEEAKLKQAKKHGIPVIPNTANA; this comes from the coding sequence ATGGAAGTGGAGGGATCGTCGAAGAAGATGATAGCGACGCAGGAAGAGATGGTGGAATCGAGAGTGCCGCTGGCATACAGAGACCAATGCGCTCACTTGCTGATCCCTTTGAACAAGTGCCGCCAATCGGAGTTTTACCTGCCGTGGAAGTGCGAGAACGAGCGCCACGTCTACGAGAAGTGCCAGTACGAGCTCGTCATGGAGAGGATGCTCAAGATGCAGAAGATTCGCGAAGAAGAGGCCAAGTTGAAGCAGGCTAAGAAGCATGGCATTCCCGTCATCCCCAACACTGCTAATGCTTAG